A stretch of Gossypium hirsutum isolate 1008001.06 chromosome A06, Gossypium_hirsutum_v2.1, whole genome shotgun sequence DNA encodes these proteins:
- the LOC107897084 gene encoding early nodulin-93: protein MGIPSEIRDVWIQRKRNSFIIPSPAEDEKNLRAKQFSQEGIRAGVKAAAVAAVVSAVPTLIAVRKIPWAKANLNHTAQALIISGASIAAYFITVDKTVLESARRNSRAQFDKTV from the exons ATGGGAATTCCATCAGAAATAAGGGATGTTTGGATACAGAGGAAAAGAAATTCCTTCATAATTCCTTCCCCTGCTGAAGACGAGAAGAATTTGAGAGCCAAGCAATTCTCTCAAG AAGGAATTCGTGCCGGTGTCAAGGCGGCTGCGGTCGCCGCCGTTGTCAGCGCCGTACCTACC TTGATTGCAGTACGTAAGATTCCTTGGGCAAAGGCAAACCTCAACCATACTGCTCAAGCTCTTATCATCAGTGGAG CATCAATTGCGGCCTACTTCATTACCGTAGATAAAACCGTTTTGGAAAGTGCTAGGAGAAATTCTCGAGCACAGTTCGACAAAACTGTTTGA
- the LOC107897085 gene encoding endoribonuclease YBEY, chloroplastic: MLPRSSFLLRSLLLPPSSAMAFAISRAAATLSLERSPATFSISRPSFNISPTRCTARFAVPSSSKSSLFGRRFHALCREDGRRLSKPMRIVSGSNKEYRKMRRRPGKSKEKQLELSVSICIEEELPDDPEISSIAELLRLNVPMAMKLAFDRITDSNYKTRDTSIRDLGGFDSVELSVLLCNDEFIRKLNKEWRDEDHSTDVLSMSEHIPELNLPVLMLGDIVISIETAARQAEERGHTLIDEIRILMVHGLLHLLGFDHEINENAEEEMEEEEEFVLKSLGWKGKGLIRSAYDAEANANMENSNGSLLKDKKKEGSLRFYKPKFKYIFCDMDGTLLNSKSQVSLTNARALKEASSRGLKIVIATGKARPAAISVLQMVDLAGKDGIISEHSPGVFLQGLLVYGINGREIFKRNLDPNVCREAGHYSLEHKVPLVAFCQDCCLTLFNHPLVDTLHTVYHEPKAEIMPSVEHLVTAADIQKLIFFDTAEGIATNLRPYWSEATKDHASVVQAVSDMLEIVPFGTSKGSGVKLLLDHLGVSSKEIMAIGDGENDMEMLELASLGVALSNGSDKTKAVADVIGVSNDEDGVADAIYRYAF, from the exons ATGCTCCCTCGTTCCTCTTTTCTCCTCCGTTCTCTCCTCCTTCCCCCCTCTTCCGCCATGGCCTTTGCTATTTCACGCGCCGCCGCCACTTTATCGCTTGAACGCTCCCCAGCTACCTTCTCCATCTCCCGCCCTTCTTTCAATATATCTCCCACGCGCTGCACGGCTCGTTTTGCTGTCCCTTCCTCGTCGAAATCTTCTCTCTTTGGCCGGAGATTCCACGCTTTGTGCCGAGAAGATGGGAGGAGGCTATCGAAGCCAATGCGAATCGTCTCGGGTTCGAATAAGGAGTATCGTAAGATGAGAAGAAGGCCGGGGAAGAGTAAAGAGAAGCAGTTGGAGCTCAGTGTTAGCATTTGCATTGAAGAAGAGTTACCTGATGATCCAGAAATTTCG AGCATTGCGGAGTTACTTCGTCTTAATGTGCCAATGGCGATGAAGTTAGCTTTTGACCGTATAACGGATTCAAATTATAAAACAAGAGATACTTCGATTCGAGATTTAGGTGGTTTTGACAGCGTGGAGTTGTCTGTACTCCTTTGTAATGATGAGTTCATACGGAAACTAAATAAGGAATGGAGGGATGAAGACCATTCTACCGATGTCCTTTCCATGTCCGAACATATTCCTGAACTTAATCTTCCTGTT CTTATGTTGGGTGATATTGTTATTTCCATTGAGACTGCTGCAAGGCAAGCAGAAGAAAGAGGGCACACGCTTATTGATGAAATACGCATCCTTATG GTTCATGGGTTGCTGCATCTGTTGGGTTTTGATCATGAAATCAATGAAAATGCTGAGGAAGAAATGGAGGAAGAGGAGGAATTTGTTTTGAAGAGTCTTGGATGGAAGGGAAAAGGACTAATACGCAGTGCATATGATGCTGAAGCTAATGCAAATATGGAAAATTCAAACG GTAGTTTGTTAAAAGACAAGAAGAAAGAAGGTAGTCTTCGATTCTACAAACCAAAGTTCAAATACATCTTCTGTGATATGGATG GCACACTGCTGAACAGCAAAAGTCAAGTTTCTTTGACCAATGCAAGAGCTTTGAAAGAGGCATCATCGAGAGGCTTAAAAATTGTGATAGCCACTGGAAAA GCGCGTCCTGCTGCAATAAGTGTTCTGCAGATGGTTGATTTAGCTGGAAAAGATGGCATCATTTCTGAGCATTCTCCTGGGGTTTTCTTACAG GGATTGCTGGTTTATGGTATAAATGGTCgagaaatttttaaaaggaaTTTAGATCCAAATGTTTGCAGAGAG GCTGGCCATTACTCTTTGGAACATAAGGTTCCTCTGGTTGCATTTTGCCAGGATTGCTGTTTAACCTTATTTAATCACCCTCTCGTTGACACGCTACATACTGTATATCATGAACCAAAG GCAGAGATCATGCCTTCAGTTGAGCATCTGGTGACTGCTGCCGACATACAG AAGCTGATCTTTTTTGACACTGCTGAGGGAATAGCAACTAATTTGCGTCCATACTGGTCGGAAGCAACAAAAGATCATGCTAGTGTTGTCCAAGCTGTATCAGACATGCTTGAAATCGTTCCCTTTGGGACATCAAAGGGGAGTGGAGTAAAATTGCTACTTGATCACTTGGGTGTCAGTTCAAAGGAG ATAATGGCCATTGGTGATGGTGAAAACGACATGGAAATGCTTGAGTTAGCATCTCTAGGAGTTGCTCTCAGCAATGGATCGGATAAAACAAAAGCTGTGGCCGATGTAATAGGTGTTAGCAATGATGAAGACGGTGTAGCTGATGCTATCTACCGGTATGCCTTCTAA